In Nymphaea colorata isolate Beijing-Zhang1983 chromosome 3, ASM883128v2, whole genome shotgun sequence, a genomic segment contains:
- the LOC116250736 gene encoding uncharacterized protein LOC116250736 isoform X2 — translation MRVLLREERRTRKWRKMIGAGSSDWKHYVRRKPVVVKRRVRKGIPDCLRGLVWQLLSGSRDLLLMNPGVYEQLVIYETSPSELEIIRDISRTFPSHIFFQQRHGPGQRSLYNVLKAYSVYDRDVGYVQGMGFLAGLLLLYMSEEDAFWLLVALLKGAVHAPMEGLYLAGLPLVQQYLFQFDQLVKEQLPRLGEHFSREAINPSMYASQWFITVFTYSFPFSLALRIWDVFLHEGVKIVFRVGLALLKYCHDDLVKLPFEKLVHALRNFPEDALDPDTLLPMAYSIKVSRRLEELKLEYRKRSEQVPQHSEASGNESEGLKLKKSPGQRGVS, via the exons TTCTTCTCAGGGAGGAAAGGAGGACtaggaaatggagaaaaatgatTGGCGCAGGTAGCAGCGATTGGAAGCATTATGTAAGAAGAAAGCCTGTGGTAGTTAAAAGACGTGTAAGGAAGGGGATCCCAGATTGCTTAAGAGGTCTCGTCTGGCAGCTGTTATCAGGCAGCAGGGATCTCTTGTTGATGAATCCAGGTGTTTATGAG CAATTAGTTATTTATGAGACTTCTCCATCGGAGCTGGAAATAATTCGGGACATATCTCGAACTTTCCCTTCACACATATTCTTCCAGCAGAGACATGGACCAGGTCAAAGGTCTTTGTACAATGTTCTAAAGGCATACTCTGTGTATGACAGGGATGTTGGTTATGTTCAG GGCATGGGATTTTTGGCAGGTTTGCTCCTCCTCTACATGAGTGAAGAAGATGCATTTTGGCTACTTGTTGCTTTGTTAAAAGGTGCTGTACATGCTCCAATGGAAGGGTTATATTTG GCTGGGTTGCCTCTTGTCCAGCAATATCTTTTTCAGTTTGATCAATTGGTGAAAGAGCAGTTGCCAAGACTTGGTGAACATTTTTCTAGAGAAGCAATAAATCCAAGCATGTACGCAAGTCAGTGGTTCATTACAGTCTTCACGTACTCCTTCCCATTCTCTTTGGCTCTCCGGATCTGGGATGTTTTCCTTCATGAG GGTGTGAAGATTGTCTTTCGTGTAGGATTGGCTTTGCTTAAGTATTGTCATGATGATCTC GTCAAATTACCTTTTGAGAAACTTGTGCATGCTTTGCGCAATTTCCCAGAGGATGCTCTAGATCCAGACACTCTTTTGCCCATGGCATATTCTATAAAG GTAAGTAGGCGTTTAGAGGAGCTCAAGTTGGAATACAGGAAAAGGTCCGAACAAGTTCCTCAACACTCCGAGGCATCAGGAAACGAGTCTGAGGGTCTTAAGTTGAAAAAATCACCCGGTCAACGTGGGGTATCATAG
- the LOC116251564 gene encoding indole-3-acetic acid-amido synthetase GH3.6-like isoform X5, whose product MEMLELMEEMTNNVDGEQEKVLADILFLNAHTEYLQRHGLAGKTDRESFQTKLPLVTYEDIRPDIHRIANGDRSPILSALPLSHFLCSSGTSGGEKKMLPLVEGDRDRAEMVLRIIGSLMNRHGSGLKQGKNLNFVHVRKEWETGAGIPVRSVVTSWYKSSHFLSKHHRYSTTNTSPIASIHCTDMFQSIYSQLLAGLADRLSVVQLCSTFTLVLVQAIHFLERHYQDLARDIEKGTVDPRITDEDVRAALETRLTPDPENAALIRKECGRGQWKGIIRRIWPNAQYLAATATGSMSPYVPVLDFYSDGLPLVSLLYASSECFFGINLNPFCKPEDVAYTILPYLAYFEFLPVETPESCLQPSELVNLADVQMGKEYEIVVTTYSGLYRYRVGDILRVVGFYNKAPQFKFVCRGDAVLSLDIEKTSEADLQKAVAAAETAHLIPHNMRVAEFTSYADATTIPGHYVIYWELSPTTDQTEGFLADYVMEQCCVVIEESLDVSYKEMRVYDRSIGPLEIKVVKNGTFDRLMDFAVSSGASVSQYKPPRCVKSASILHILDAAVVSAHFSPGPPSWSK is encoded by the exons ATGGAGATGTTGGAGTTGATGGAAGAGATGACCAACAACGTCGATGGAGAGCAGGAGAAGGTGCTGGCCGACATCCTCTTCTTGAATGCCCACACCGAGTACCTGCAGAGGCATGGTCTTGCCGGAAAAACAGACCGGGAGTCGTTCCAGACGAAGCTGCCCCTCGTTACCTATGAAGACATCAGGCCGGACATCCATCGTATAGCAAACGGTGATCGCTCTCCCATCCTGTCTGCCCTTCCCCTTTCCCACTTCCTTtgcag CTCCGGCACGTCAGGTGGTGAGAAGAAGATGCTGCCACTGGTAGAAGGGGATCGCGACAGAGCGGAGATGGTACTTAGGATTATCGGTAGCCTGATGAACAG GCATGGCTCTGGTTTGAAGCAAGGCAAGAACCTCAACTTTGTCCACGTTAGAAAAGAGTGGGAGACGGGTGCAGGCATTCCAGTTCGCTCAGTTGTTACAAGCTGGTACAAGAGCAGTCACTTCCTTTCCAAGCACCATCGTTACAGCACCACAAACACCAGCCCGATCGCCTCTATACATTGCACAGACATGTTCCAGAGCATATACTCGCAGCTACTCGCAGGCCTGGCCGACCGGCTGTCTGTCGTCCAGCTGTGCTCCACCTTCACGCTGGTTCTGGTCCAGGCCATCCATTTCCTTGAGCGCCACTACCAGGACCTGGCGAGGGACATTGAGAAGGGGACGGTTGATCCGCGAATCACGGACGAAGATGTTCGGGCAGCGCTGGAGACGAGATTGACACCTGACCCTGAGAACGCAGCACTTATAAGAAAGGAGTGTGGACGTGGGCAATGGAAGGGCATCATAAGAAGGATCTGGCCCAATGCCCAGTACTTGGCAGCCACGGCGACGGGGAGTATGAGTCCCTACGTCCCTGTCTTGGATTTTTATAGCGATGGTCTGCCACTAGTTAGCCTTCTGTACGCGTCGTCCGAGTGCTTCTTCGGGATCAACTTGAACCCTTTCTGTAAGCCAGAGGACGTCGCCTACACCATCCTCCCTTATTTGGCCTATTTTGAGTTTCTGCCAGTCGAAACACCGGAAAGTTGCCTGCAGCCGTCGGAGCTCGTGAATTTGGCTGATGTTCAGATGGGGAAGGAGTACGAGATAGTGGTGACCACTTACTCAG GTCTTTACCGTTATAGAGTGGGAGACATCCTGAGAGTCGTGGGTTTCTATAACAAGGCGCCCCAATTCAAGTTTGTTTGCCGTGGCGATGCTGTGTTGAGCCTCGATATAGAAAAAACCAGTGAGGCAGATCTGCAGAAAGCAGTGGCGGCGGCGGAGACCGCTCACCTTATTCCACACAACATGAGGGTGGCGGAATTTACTAGTTACGCCGATGCGACCACCATTCCAGGCCACTATGTCATTTACTGGGAACTCTCACCAACAACAGATCAGACTGAAGGTTTTTTAGCAGATTATGTGATGGAGCAGTGTTGTGTGGTAATTGAGGAATCATTGGATGTATCTTATAAAGAAATGCGTGTTTACGACAGATCCATTGGGCCGTTAGAAATCAAGGTGGTGAAGAATGGCACTTTTGACAGACTCATGGACTTTGCTGTATCTAGTGGTGCTTCTGTGTCTCAGTACAAACCTCCTAGGTGTGTTAAATCTGCTTCCATCCTGCACATTTTAGATGCAGCGGTTGTTTCTGCCCATTTCAGTCCTGGTCCGCCAAGTTGGTCTAAGTAG
- the LOC116251564 gene encoding indole-3-acetic acid-amido synthetase GH3.6-like isoform X3 yields MEMLELMEEMTNNVDGEQEKVLADILFLNAHTEYLQRHGLAGKTDRESFQTKLPLVTYEDIRPDIHRIANGDRSPILSALPLSHFLCSSGTSGGEKKMLPLVEGDRDRAEMVLRIIGSLMNRHGSGLKQGKALNFVHVRKEWETSAGIAVRSVITSWYKSSHFLSKHHLYSTTHTSPVASIHCTDMFQSMYAQLLAGLADRLSVVQLGATFALGLLQAIRFLERHYQDLATDLEKGTVDPRITNEEVRAALETRLVPDPENAAHIKEECGRGQWKGIIRRIWPNAQYLAATATGSMSPYVPVLEFYSDGLPLVSLLYGSSECFSGINLNPFSKPEDVAYTLLPNLAYFEFLTVVLPDNCRQPAELVSLADVQMGKEYEIVVTTYSGLYRYRVGDILRVVGFYNKAPQFKFVCRGDAVLSLDIEKTSEADLQKAVAAAETAHLIPHNMRVAEFTSYADATTIPGHYVIYWELSPTTDQTEGFLADYVMEQCCVVIEESLDVSYKEMRVYDRSIGPLEIKVVKNGTFDRLMDFAVSSGASVSQYKPPRCVKSASILHILDAAVVSAHFSPGPPSWSK; encoded by the exons ATGGAGATGTTGGAGTTGATGGAAGAGATGACCAACAACGTCGATGGAGAGCAGGAGAAGGTGCTGGCCGACATCCTCTTCTTGAATGCCCACACCGAGTACCTGCAGAGGCATGGTCTTGCCGGAAAAACAGACCGGGAGTCGTTCCAGACGAAGCTGCCCCTCGTTACCTATGAAGACATCAGGCCGGACATCCATCGTATAGCAAACGGTGATCGCTCTCCCATCCTGTCTGCCCTTCCCCTTTCCCACTTCCTTtgcag CTCCGGCACGTCAGGTGGTGAGAAGAAGATGCTGCCACTGGTAGAAGGGGATCGCGACAGAGCGGAGATGGTACTTAGGATTATCGGTAGCCTGATGAACAG GCATGGCTCTGGTTTGAAGCAAGGCAAGGCCCTCAACTTCGTCCACGTTAGAAAAGAGTGGGAGACGAGTGCAGGCATTGCAGTTCGCTCAGTTATTACAAGCTGGTACAAGAGCAGTCACTTCCTCTCCAAGCACCATCTTTACAGTACCACCCACACCAGCCCCGTCGCGTCCATCCATTGCACAGACATGTTTCAGAGCATGTACGCGCAGCTGCTCGCCGGCCTGGCCGACCGGCTGTCCGTCGTCCAGTTGGGCGCCACCTTCGCGCTGGGCCTGCTTCAGGCTATCCGCTTTCTCGAGCGCCACTACCAGGACCTGGCGACGGACCTCGAGAAGGGGACTGTTGATCCGCGAATCACGAATGAAGAGGTCCGGGCGGCGCTGGAGACGAGATTGGTGCCTGACCCCGAGAACGCAGCGCATATAAAAGAAGAGTGTGGACGTGGGCAGTGGAAGGGCATCATAAGAAGAATCTGGCCCAACGCCCAGTACTTGGCAGCCACGGCGACGGGGAGTATGAGTCCTTACGTTCCTGTCTTGGAGTTTTATAGCGACGGTCTGCCTCTGGTTAGCCTTCTGTACGGGTCGTCCGAGTGCTTTTCCGGGATCAACTTGAACCCCTTCAGTAAGCCAGAGGACGTCGCCTACACTCTCCTCCCGAATTTGGcctattttgagtttttgacCGTCGTGTTACCGGACAATTGCCGGCAACCGGCAGAGCTCGTGAGTTTGGCCGATGTTCAGATGGGGAAGGAGTACGAGATAGTGGTGACCACTTACTCAG GTCTTTACCGTTATAGAGTGGGAGACATCCTGAGAGTCGTGGGTTTCTATAACAAGGCGCCCCAATTCAAGTTTGTTTGCCGTGGCGATGCTGTGTTGAGCCTCGATATAGAAAAAACCAGTGAGGCAGATCTGCAGAAAGCAGTGGCGGCGGCGGAGACCGCTCACCTTATTCCACACAACATGAGGGTGGCGGAATTTACTAGTTACGCCGATGCGACCACCATTCCAGGCCACTATGTCATTTACTGGGAACTCTCACCAACAACAGATCAGACTGAAGGTTTTTTAGCAGATTATGTGATGGAGCAGTGTTGTGTGGTAATTGAGGAATCATTGGATGTATCTTATAAAGAAATGCGTGTTTACGACAGATCCATTGGGCCGTTAGAAATCAAGGTGGTGAAGAATGGCACTTTTGACAGACTCATGGACTTTGCTGTATCTAGTGGTGCTTCTGTGTCTCAGTACAAACCTCCTAGGTGTGTTAAATCTGCTTCCATCCTGCACATTTTAGATGCAGCGGTTGTTTCTGCCCATTTCAGTCCTGGTCCGCCAAGTTGGTCTAAGTAG
- the LOC116251564 gene encoding indole-3-acetic acid-amido synthetase GH3.6-like isoform X1, protein MEMLELMEEMTNNVDGEQEKVLADILFLNAHTEYLQRHGLAGKTDRESFQTKLPLVTYEDIRPDIHRIANGDRSPILSALPLSHFLCSSGTSGGEKKMLPLVEGDRDRAEMVLRIIGSLMNRHGSGLKQGKALNFVHVRKEWETSAGIAVRSVITSWYKSSHFLSKHHLYSTTHTSPVASIHCTDMFQSMYAQLLAGLADRLSVVQLGATFALGLLQAIRFLERHYQDLATDLEKGTVDPRITNEEVRAALETRLVPDPENAAHIKEECGRGQWKGIIRRIWPNAQYLAATATGSMSPYVPVLEFYSDGLPLVSLLYGSSECFSGINLNPFSKPEDVAYTLLPNLAYFEFLTVVLPDNCRQPAELVSLADVQMGKEYEIVVTTYSGLYRYRVGDILRVVSFYNKAPQFKFVCRRDAVLSLDTEKTSEADLQKAVAAAEAVHLIPHNMRVTEFTSFADTTTIPGHYVIYWELSPTTDQTEGFLADYLIEQCCLAIEESLDASYKEMRVYDRSIGPLEIKVVKNGTFDRLMDFAVSSGASVAQYKPPRCVKSASLLQILDAAIVSAHFSPRPPTWSK, encoded by the exons ATGGAGATGTTGGAGTTGATGGAAGAGATGACCAACAACGTCGATGGAGAGCAGGAGAAGGTGCTGGCCGACATCCTCTTCTTGAATGCCCACACCGAGTACCTGCAGAGGCATGGTCTTGCCGGAAAAACAGACCGGGAGTCGTTCCAGACGAAGCTGCCCCTCGTTACCTATGAAGACATCAGGCCGGACATCCATCGTATAGCAAACGGTGATCGCTCTCCCATCCTGTCTGCCCTTCCCCTTTCCCACTTCCTTtgcag CTCCGGCACGTCAGGTGGTGAGAAGAAGATGCTGCCACTGGTAGAAGGGGATCGCGACAGAGCGGAGATGGTACTTAGGATTATCGGTAGCCTGATGAACAG GCATGGCTCTGGTTTGAAGCAAGGCAAGGCCCTCAACTTCGTCCACGTTAGAAAAGAGTGGGAGACGAGTGCAGGCATTGCAGTTCGCTCAGTTATTACAAGCTGGTACAAGAGCAGTCACTTCCTCTCCAAGCACCATCTTTACAGTACCACCCACACCAGCCCCGTCGCGTCCATCCATTGCACAGACATGTTTCAGAGCATGTACGCGCAGCTGCTCGCCGGCCTGGCCGACCGGCTGTCCGTCGTCCAGTTGGGCGCCACCTTCGCGCTGGGCCTGCTTCAGGCTATCCGCTTTCTCGAGCGCCACTACCAGGACCTGGCGACGGACCTCGAGAAGGGGACTGTTGATCCGCGAATCACGAATGAAGAGGTCCGGGCGGCGCTGGAGACGAGATTGGTGCCTGACCCCGAGAACGCAGCGCATATAAAAGAAGAGTGTGGACGTGGGCAGTGGAAGGGCATCATAAGAAGAATCTGGCCCAACGCCCAGTACTTGGCAGCCACGGCGACGGGGAGTATGAGTCCTTACGTTCCTGTCTTGGAGTTTTATAGCGACGGTCTGCCTCTGGTTAGCCTTCTGTACGGGTCGTCCGAGTGCTTTTCCGGGATCAACTTGAACCCCTTCAGTAAGCCAGAGGACGTCGCCTACACTCTCCTCCCGAATTTGGcctattttgagtttttgacCGTCGTGTTACCGGACAATTGCCGGCAACCGGCAGAGCTCGTGAGTTTGGCCGATGTTCAGATGGGGAAGGAGTACGAGATAGTGGTGACCACTTACTCAG GTCTTTACCGTTATAGAGTGGGAGACATCCTGAGAGTTGTGAGCTTCTATAATAAAGCCCCCCAGTTCAAGTTTGTTTGCCGCAGAGATGCTGTTTTAAGCCTTGACACAGAGAAAACAAGTGAGGCAGATCTGCAAAAGGCAGTGGCGGCAGCGGAGGCTGTTCACCTTATTCCACACAACATGAGGGTGACAGAATTTACTTCTTTCGCCGACACGACCACAATTCCAGGCCACTATGTCATTTACTGGGAACTCTCACCAACAACAGATCAGACTGAAGGTTTTTTAGCAGATTATTTGATTGAACAGTGTTGTTTGGCAATTGAGGAATCATTGGATGCATCTTATAAAGAAATGCGTGTTTACGACAGATCCATCGGGCCGCTAGAAATCAAGGTAGTGAAGAATGGCACTTTTGATAGACTCATGGACTTTGCTGTATCTAGTGGCGCTTCAGTGGCTCAGTACAAACCTCCTAGGTGTGTTAAATCTGCTTCCCTCCTGCAAATTTTAGATGCAGCTATTGTTTCTGCCCATTTCAGTCCGCGTCCCCCAACTTGGTCGAAGTAG